Proteins from one Coleofasciculus chthonoplastes PCC 7420 genomic window:
- a CDS encoding RNA-guided endonuclease InsQ/TnpB family protein, with protein MRTAYQYRLRPTKHQATALDRWLSMLCAQYNYLLADRFNWYEQNRSPVNACPLVCYLPELRNNPDYYSQKKTLPHLKKTHPWYSEIHSQVLQDVVKRVKVTFDRFLLGDSNGKRSGRPRFKARNRYRTFTYPQMKDGCWRGNLINLPKLGKIKVVLHRPIPDGFKIKTASVTKKADGYYLTLSLEDKTVPEIKPDFNPDKIAGIDMGLKEFFTTSAGVVVNIPQHYRKAQKRLRVLQKRVSRRKKGSNGRLKAVKQLGRQHKKVADKRKDFHFKTANWLLSKYDVVAHEDLNVKGLARTQLAKSVLDAGWSSFLSILTNKAENAGLLVIAVSAHNTTQDCSNCGEKVPKKLFMRWHNCPYCGCSLDRDHNAAINVRNRAEGHPVLKAQRLLSNSRIGCEAYTIPVLRLV; from the coding sequence GTGAGAACAGCGTACCAGTACCGATTACGTCCAACCAAGCACCAAGCCACAGCACTAGACAGATGGCTATCAATGCTGTGCGCTCAGTACAACTATCTGTTGGCGGATAGGTTCAATTGGTATGAGCAGAATCGCTCTCCTGTCAATGCTTGCCCCCTTGTTTGCTATCTACCAGAACTAAGAAACAACCCAGACTATTACAGCCAAAAGAAAACCTTACCGCATCTTAAGAAGACACATCCTTGGTACAGCGAGATTCATTCTCAAGTCCTTCAAGATGTAGTTAAGCGAGTCAAGGTAACATTTGACAGATTTCTTTTGGGTGATAGCAATGGCAAAAGAAGTGGTAGACCTCGGTTTAAGGCTCGTAACCGTTATCGCACCTTTACCTATCCTCAAATGAAGGATGGGTGTTGGCGAGGCAATCTAATTAACTTACCGAAACTTGGAAAAATCAAGGTTGTCCTGCATCGTCCTATCCCTGACGGGTTTAAAATCAAAACGGCTTCTGTTACTAAGAAAGCTGATGGTTACTACTTGACGCTTTCCTTGGAAGATAAAACAGTTCCAGAGATTAAGCCTGACTTTAACCCAGATAAAATCGCTGGGATTGATATGGGACTGAAGGAATTCTTCACAACCTCTGCAGGTGTTGTTGTCAATATTCCTCAGCATTACCGTAAAGCCCAGAAACGTTTGCGTGTTCTCCAAAAACGGGTATCACGCCGCAAAAAAGGGAGTAACGGTAGACTTAAAGCTGTTAAACAACTAGGAAGACAGCACAAGAAAGTTGCCGATAAGAGAAAAGATTTCCACTTCAAAACAGCGAATTGGCTGTTGTCAAAATATGACGTAGTAGCTCATGAAGATTTAAACGTCAAAGGTCTAGCTCGTACCCAACTGGCTAAATCTGTGCTAGATGCTGGGTGGTCAAGCTTTCTGTCGATACTGACAAATAAAGCCGAAAACGCTGGTTTATTGGTAATTGCAGTAAGCGCCCATAATACTACACAAGATTGCTCCAATTGTGGCGAGAAAGTCCCGAAAAAGCTGTTTATGCGTTGGCACAACTGCCCTTATTGTGGGTGCAGCCTTGACCGTGACCACAATGCAGCTATTAATGTCAGAAATAGAGCGGAGGGGCATCCCGTTCTTAAAGCGCAACGCCTCCTAAGCAATAGCCGGATTGGTTGCGAAGCCTACACCATACCTGTACTCAGGTTGGTGTAG
- a CDS encoding type I restriction endonuclease subunit R, producing the protein MSLIFLNGLPIITIELKNPWTNQTVYKAKTQYQDRDPNEPLFQFGRCLVHFALDTDEAWMTTRLAGKNTYFLPFNKGHNHGKGNPVNPNGHKTAYLWQDILTRPSLANILEHFVLLEGKPKDPLTKKTLIFPRYHQRDVVQGLLADAQQNGTGKTYLIQHSAGSGKSNSITWLAFQLIQLYPQQSTDPLFNSVIVVTDRQNLDKQLRDNIRDFSEIKNIIAHAKHSSDLKTALEEGKKIIITTIQKFRFIVEEIENLGDNRFAVIIDEAHSSQSGRSADTLNLTINKDDEEEEDNQDKILQVMKGRKLSKNASYFAFTATPKPATLEKFGRPTPDGGFAPFHLYSMKQAIEEGFILDVLANYTTYKSYYEIQKSIQANPLFDTATAQKKLKAYVEGHKDTIASKAEIIVTHFLENVVNPKKMKGKAKGMVVTRSISAAIRYYFQIQQRLRQHNATFQAIVAFSGKKTVDGIEYSEDSLNGFPSKDIEDNFKDDKYRLLIVANKFLTGFDEPLLHTMYVDKKLQSVRAVQTLSRLNRCNNKLGKTDTFILDFYNTTDDIRTAFAPFYTATSLSEATDVNVLHDLKEALDDVGVYETSEIEDFNHHFFNGADAEQLSPIIDTAAQRFNHDLDLEDADKIDFKIKAKQFVKIYAQLACLIPFNNLHWEKLHWFLKFLIPKLHVRNPQHDQLDELLNSVDLTTYGIERVTLNQAIPLDADSREINPQNPNPRGYHEDEKHHDPLDEIIATFNQRFFGQWNATPEEQKIKLVKLARHVATNPNYQTQVVNNPDTQNSRLAISKLIKQAINQERRNELTLYRNYASDADFQRALETSIIRILEADRNNPAK; encoded by the coding sequence ATGTCACTCATCTTTCTCAACGGCTTACCCATCATCACCATTGAACTCAAAAACCCTTGGACAAACCAAACCGTTTATAAAGCCAAAACCCAATATCAAGACCGTGACCCCAACGAACCCCTCTTTCAATTTGGTCGCTGTTTGGTTCACTTCGCCCTCGACACCGATGAAGCCTGGATGACCACCCGCCTCGCCGGAAAAAACACCTACTTCCTTCCCTTCAACAAAGGACATAACCACGGCAAAGGCAACCCCGTCAACCCCAACGGACATAAAACCGCTTACCTTTGGCAAGACATCCTCACCCGCCCCAGCCTCGCCAACATCCTCGAACACTTCGTCCTCCTCGAAGGCAAACCCAAAGACCCCCTCACCAAAAAAACCCTCATTTTCCCCCGCTACCATCAACGGGACGTAGTACAAGGACTCCTAGCCGATGCCCAACAAAACGGCACAGGGAAAACCTACCTAATTCAACATTCCGCCGGGTCTGGTAAATCCAACTCAATCACCTGGCTGGCTTTCCAACTCATCCAACTTTACCCCCAACAAAGTACAGACCCCCTATTTAACTCCGTTATTGTCGTGACTGACCGCCAAAACCTGGATAAACAACTGCGGGACAACATCCGCGACTTCTCCGAAATCAAAAATATCATCGCCCACGCCAAACACTCCAGCGACCTGAAAACCGCCCTAGAAGAGGGCAAAAAAATCATCATCACCACCATTCAGAAATTCCGCTTCATTGTTGAAGAAATCGAGAACTTAGGAGATAACCGCTTTGCCGTCATCATTGACGAAGCCCACTCCAGCCAAAGTGGACGTTCCGCCGACACCCTCAACCTAACCATTAATAAAGACGACGAGGAAGAAGAAGACAACCAAGATAAAATCCTCCAGGTGATGAAAGGGCGTAAACTCAGCAAAAACGCCTCCTACTTTGCCTTTACCGCCACCCCCAAACCCGCCACCCTAGAAAAATTTGGCAGACCCACCCCCGATGGTGGCTTTGCCCCCTTCCACCTCTACTCCATGAAACAGGCAATCGAAGAAGGCTTCATCCTGGATGTCCTCGCCAACTACACCACCTACAAAAGCTACTACGAGATTCAAAAATCCATCCAAGCCAATCCCCTCTTTGACACCGCCACCGCCCAGAAAAAACTCAAAGCCTACGTTGAGGGACACAAAGACACCATCGCCAGCAAAGCCGAAATCATCGTCACCCACTTTCTAGAAAACGTCGTCAACCCCAAGAAAATGAAAGGCAAAGCCAAAGGGATGGTGGTTACCCGTAGCATTAGCGCCGCTATCCGCTACTATTTCCAGATTCAGCAACGACTGAGACAGCATAACGCCACCTTCCAAGCCATTGTCGCATTCTCTGGCAAAAAGACTGTCGATGGTATCGAATACAGCGAAGACAGCCTGAATGGGTTTCCCAGTAAAGACATCGAAGACAACTTCAAAGACGACAAATATCGCCTCCTCATCGTCGCCAACAAATTCCTCACCGGATTTGACGAACCCCTTTTGCACACCATGTATGTCGATAAAAAACTCCAATCCGTCCGCGCCGTACAAACCCTCTCCCGCCTAAATCGCTGTAATAATAAACTCGGTAAAACCGACACCTTTATCCTCGACTTCTATAACACCACCGACGATATCAGAACCGCCTTTGCCCCCTTCTACACCGCCACCAGTCTCAGCGAAGCCACCGACGTTAATGTTCTCCATGACCTCAAAGAAGCCCTAGACGATGTAGGCGTCTACGAAACTTCTGAAATCGAGGACTTTAACCACCACTTTTTCAACGGTGCAGACGCCGAACAACTCAGCCCAATTATTGATACAGCCGCCCAACGGTTTAACCATGACCTAGACTTAGAAGACGCCGACAAAATCGACTTTAAAATTAAAGCAAAACAGTTTGTCAAAATTTACGCCCAACTCGCCTGTCTAATTCCCTTCAATAACCTCCACTGGGAAAAACTGCATTGGTTTCTCAAATTCCTCATCCCTAAACTACATGTGCGGAATCCCCAACACGACCAACTTGACGAACTCCTGAATAGCGTAGACCTAACCACCTACGGTATCGAACGAGTTACTCTGAATCAAGCCATACCCCTAGACGCAGATAGCCGCGAAATTAACCCCCAAAATCCCAATCCGAGAGGCTACCACGAAGACGAAAAACACCATGACCCCCTCGATGAAATTATCGCCACCTTTAACCAACGCTTCTTTGGACAATGGAATGCCACCCCAGAGGAACAAAAAATCAAGCTAGTCAAACTCGCCCGCCATGTCGCCACCAATCCCAACTATCAAACCCAAGTTGTGAATAATCCTGATACCCAAAATAGCCGTTTAGCTATCTCAAAACTGATCAAACAAGCCATCAACCAAGAACGCCGTAACGAACTAACCCTATACAGAAATTATGCCTCTGATGCTGATTTCCAACGCGCTTTAGAAACCAGTATTATCCGTATCCTCGAAGCCGACAGAAACAACCCAGCTAAATAA
- a CDS encoding aspartate aminotransferase, translated as MNLDWITPAKRLSALPPYVFARLDELKARAREQGLDLIDLGMGNPDGSAPAPVIEAAITALNHPINHGYPPFEGTADFRHAITSWYHRRYEVTLDPDSEALPLLGSKEGLTHLALAYVNPGDLVLVPSPAYPAHFRGPLIAGAEIHSMILKPENDWLIDLAAIPEDVAQRAKILYFNYPNNPTTATAPREFFEEIVAFARRYSILLVHDLCYAELAFDGYQPTSLLEIPGAKEIGVEFHTLSKTYNMAGWRVGFVVGNRHIIQGLRTLKTNLDYGIFAVLQTAAETALDLPDSYVHQVQERYCRRRDFLIQGLAELGWKIPKSKATMYLWVPCPPGQNSTDFALDILQQTGVVVTPGNAFGVGGEGYVRVSLIAECDRLAEVLRRLKQAGIRYQAEAVASGSQKDG; from the coding sequence ATGAACTTAGATTGGATTACCCCAGCAAAGCGCCTGAGTGCTTTACCCCCTTATGTGTTTGCTCGTTTGGATGAACTCAAAGCCCGTGCCCGTGAGCAAGGGTTAGATTTAATTGATTTAGGCATGGGGAATCCTGACGGTTCAGCACCTGCACCCGTGATTGAAGCCGCTATCACCGCCCTGAATCATCCAATTAACCACGGCTATCCCCCCTTTGAAGGAACGGCAGATTTTCGCCACGCCATTACCAGTTGGTATCACCGTCGCTATGAAGTTACTCTCGATCCTGATAGCGAAGCCCTACCCCTGTTGGGTTCTAAGGAAGGATTGACTCACCTTGCCCTAGCTTATGTCAATCCAGGGGATTTGGTATTAGTGCCAAGTCCGGCTTATCCAGCTCATTTCCGAGGTCCTTTGATTGCTGGGGCTGAAATTCACAGCATGATCCTTAAGCCGGAAAATGATTGGTTGATTGATTTAGCCGCTATTCCTGAGGATGTGGCGCAACGGGCAAAGATTCTCTACTTTAACTATCCGAATAATCCAACAACAGCGACGGCTCCCCGTGAGTTTTTTGAGGAAATTGTGGCTTTTGCCCGTCGTTACTCAATTCTGTTGGTGCATGATTTATGTTACGCCGAACTAGCATTTGATGGCTATCAACCCACGAGTTTATTAGAAATTCCGGGCGCGAAGGAGATTGGCGTAGAATTTCATACTTTATCAAAAACTTATAATATGGCAGGTTGGCGGGTTGGATTTGTTGTCGGAAATCGCCATATTATTCAAGGATTGCGGACGTTAAAAACAAATTTAGATTATGGGATTTTTGCCGTATTACAAACCGCCGCAGAAACGGCATTAGACTTACCTGATAGTTATGTGCATCAGGTGCAAGAACGTTACTGTCGTCGCCGAGATTTTTTGATTCAAGGGTTAGCGGAATTGGGATGGAAGATTCCTAAATCAAAGGCGACAATGTATTTATGGGTGCCTTGTCCACCGGGTCAAAATTCAACGGATTTCGCCCTGGATATTCTCCAGCAAACAGGTGTGGTGGTGACGCCCGGAAATGCCTTTGGTGTGGGCGGTGAAGGCTATGTGCGGGTAAGTTTGATTGCGGAGTGCGATCGCTTGGCTGAGGTGTTGCGGCGTCTGAAGCAAGCCGGGATTCGCTATCAAGCCGAAGCTGTAGCCTCTGGATCACAGAAAGATGGATGA
- the gcvT gene encoding glycine cleavage system aminomethyltransferase GcvT — MAKPKPSLARTPLFDLAVEQNARFTGFSGWEMPVQYSSIGQEHEAVRTDAGMFDISHMGKFAFTGKQLWQALQRLVPSDLSRLQPGQAQYTVLLNPQGGIIDDVIVYHKGEDETGESQAMMIVNAATCQKDKEWLLAQLENTEVKLLDLSQENILIALQGSQAETYLQPFVQEDLTSLKSFGHLNATILDQPGFIARTGYTGEDGFEVMVKPEVGVQLWRRLFQAGVTPCGLGARDTLRLEAGLALYGQDIDDTTTPLEAGLSWLVHLDRKGDFIGRSVLEAQKANGVERRLVGIEMQGRHIARHGYSVLSEGQVVGEITSGTYSPTLGRAIALAYCPTSLAKRGQQLEVEIRGKTYPAVIVKKPFYRAKKPSS; from the coding sequence GTGGCTAAGCCAAAACCTTCTCTTGCAAGAACTCCTCTGTTTGACCTCGCCGTTGAACAAAATGCCCGCTTCACTGGCTTTTCGGGTTGGGAAATGCCAGTCCAATACAGCAGTATTGGACAAGAACACGAAGCAGTACGCACCGATGCGGGAATGTTCGATATCTCCCACATGGGAAAATTTGCTTTTACCGGGAAGCAGCTATGGCAAGCGTTACAGCGATTAGTCCCATCAGATTTGAGTCGATTACAACCGGGTCAAGCTCAATACACGGTATTGTTGAATCCTCAAGGGGGCATCATTGATGATGTGATTGTTTACCACAAAGGGGAGGATGAAACGGGCGAATCGCAGGCGATGATGATTGTTAATGCGGCAACCTGTCAGAAGGATAAAGAGTGGTTGTTAGCACAACTGGAGAACACCGAGGTAAAATTACTAGACCTTTCCCAGGAAAACATCTTGATAGCCCTACAAGGATCTCAAGCTGAGACTTACTTACAGCCGTTTGTCCAGGAAGACTTAACTTCACTGAAATCCTTTGGACATCTCAATGCAACGATTCTAGATCAACCCGGATTTATCGCCAGGACAGGGTACACTGGCGAAGATGGGTTTGAGGTGATGGTTAAACCGGAGGTTGGGGTACAACTGTGGCGTCGTCTGTTCCAGGCTGGAGTGACTCCCTGTGGTTTGGGAGCAAGAGATACGTTGCGACTAGAAGCAGGGTTGGCACTTTATGGACAAGATATTGATGATACGACGACTCCCCTAGAAGCTGGTTTAAGTTGGCTGGTACATTTAGACCGTAAAGGCGATTTTATCGGGCGTTCTGTACTAGAAGCCCAAAAAGCCAATGGTGTGGAACGTCGGTTAGTGGGGATTGAAATGCAGGGGCGACATATAGCCCGTCACGGTTACTCGGTACTATCTGAGGGACAAGTCGTGGGAGAGATAACGAGTGGTACCTATTCACCAACACTAGGAAGAGCGATCGCGCTTGCCTATTGTCCCACATCCCTCGCCAAGAGGGGTCAACAGTTAGAGGTAGAAATTCGCGGTAAGACTTATCCCGCCGTTATCGTCAAAAAACCCTTTTATCGCGCCAAAAAACCTTCGAGTTAG
- a CDS encoding RNA recognition motif domain-containing protein: protein MSIYVGNLSYDVTAEDLSAVFADYGAVKRVQLPTDRETGRPRGFGFVEMETDDEETAAIEALDGAEWMGRNMKVNKARPRENRGGNRKNGNFSRH, encoded by the coding sequence ATGTCAATTTACGTAGGCAACCTATCCTACGACGTTACTGCAGAAGACCTGAGTGCTGTCTTTGCAGACTATGGTGCTGTCAAGCGGGTGCAATTACCCACTGATCGTGAAACCGGACGTCCTCGGGGTTTTGGTTTCGTAGAGATGGAAACAGACGATGAAGAAACAGCCGCTATTGAGGCACTCGATGGGGCTGAATGGATGGGGCGCAATATGAAGGTGAATAAAGCCAGACCTCGCGAAAACAGAGGCGGTAACCGCAAAAACGGTAACTTTTCGCGTCATTAA
- a CDS encoding ABC1 kinase family protein, with product MNLKTISPASPQPDSIAELNPSVESLPPEPIVVEYEQTPSPGSALPQECSENRTETLRYDPVAIEAQYGRAPLQVLGRLLRITLPTAAFALGLWWDRIRGRRQIKERRRAIQLRELLTQLGPAYIKVGQALSTRPDLVPPLYLEELALLQDQLPPFPNEVAFRFIEEELGDRPEEIYAELTSSPVAAASLGQVYKGKLKTGETVAVKVQRPGLARRIALDVYILRRLAQWVQNNVKQVRSDLVAIMDEFGTRIFEEMDYTQEGCNAERFANLYGHLQDIYVPKIYWQYTGRRVLTMEWVSGTKLTNLEAIKAQEIDAKYLIEVGVQCSLRQLLEHGFFHADPHPGNLLATPEGKLAYLDFGMMSEVKPYQRYGLIEAVVHLVNRDFAGLAHDYVNLEFLSEDTDLTPIIPALANVFNNALGASVAELNFKSITDQLSEVMYEYPFRVPAYYALIIRSLVTLEGIAINVDPNFKVLSKAYPYVAKRLLTDSSPQLRASLKDLLVKDGNFRWNRLENLLRNAANSQDYDLNKVLNQTLEFLFSERGVLIRDQLIEEIVKAVDMFGRQTFDNVTESLRQRVGLQQKTESTSKVVELPQSAEHIKRIWQILQDTPGFDPFQLAPLVPQFLMKPETQQMGQKIAGGLAQRVMARLIREVLLQETQSQGEKPSNGSSVKRAPKLVLPPAAAIH from the coding sequence ATGAATCTTAAAACAATTTCTCCTGCCTCTCCCCAGCCAGATTCAATCGCCGAACTCAATCCCTCAGTGGAATCCTTACCCCCTGAGCCAATTGTGGTTGAGTATGAACAGACGCCGTCCCCGGGATCAGCGCTACCACAGGAGTGTTCGGAAAACCGAACCGAAACGCTGCGCTATGATCCAGTAGCGATTGAAGCTCAATATGGACGCGCACCGCTACAAGTCTTAGGACGGCTACTCAGGATTACTTTACCCACGGCTGCCTTTGCCTTAGGGCTATGGTGGGATCGGATACGAGGTCGCCGACAGATCAAAGAACGGCGGCGAGCGATTCAGTTGCGGGAACTCTTAACCCAACTCGGACCAGCGTATATTAAGGTCGGGCAAGCACTTTCGACGCGACCTGACTTAGTACCACCCCTCTACTTAGAAGAGTTGGCGTTGCTACAAGATCAACTCCCTCCCTTCCCCAATGAAGTCGCTTTTCGATTCATCGAAGAAGAACTAGGCGATCGCCCCGAAGAAATTTATGCCGAACTGACCTCATCGCCTGTAGCCGCCGCCTCCCTAGGACAAGTTTACAAAGGGAAACTTAAAACAGGGGAAACCGTCGCCGTCAAAGTGCAGCGACCAGGTTTAGCACGGCGCATTGCCTTGGACGTTTATATATTACGCCGCCTCGCTCAGTGGGTACAAAACAATGTTAAGCAGGTGCGGAGTGACTTGGTTGCCATTATGGATGAGTTTGGCACCCGCATCTTTGAAGAGATGGATTATACCCAAGAAGGGTGTAATGCTGAACGCTTTGCCAACCTTTACGGTCACCTTCAGGATATATATGTACCCAAAATTTACTGGCAATATACAGGACGGCGTGTCTTGACAATGGAGTGGGTCAGTGGTACTAAACTGACTAATCTGGAAGCAATTAAAGCTCAAGAAATTGACGCCAAGTATTTAATTGAAGTTGGCGTGCAATGTTCACTACGTCAACTATTGGAGCATGGATTTTTCCATGCTGATCCCCATCCCGGAAATTTACTAGCCACGCCGGAAGGCAAGCTGGCTTATCTGGATTTTGGGATGATGAGCGAAGTCAAACCCTATCAGCGTTATGGGTTGATTGAGGCGGTTGTTCATTTAGTCAATCGGGACTTCGCAGGTTTAGCTCATGACTATGTAAACTTAGAGTTTCTGTCGGAAGATACGGATTTAACCCCAATTATTCCAGCGCTTGCTAATGTTTTTAACAATGCCTTAGGCGCTAGTGTTGCCGAACTCAATTTCAAAAGTATCACTGACCAACTCTCGGAAGTGATGTATGAATATCCATTTCGAGTTCCCGCCTACTATGCCCTAATTATTCGTTCCTTGGTCACATTGGAAGGGATTGCGATTAATGTTGATCCGAATTTCAAGGTTCTCAGTAAAGCTTATCCTTATGTGGCGAAACGTTTGTTAACAGATTCTTCCCCACAATTACGCGCTTCTCTAAAAGACTTACTCGTCAAAGACGGTAATTTCCGCTGGAATCGTCTGGAAAATTTATTGCGGAATGCCGCCAATTCTCAAGATTACGATTTGAATAAGGTTTTAAATCAAACGTTAGAATTTTTATTCTCAGAACGTGGAGTTTTGATTCGAGACCAATTGATCGAGGAAATTGTCAAAGCCGTCGATATGTTTGGACGTCAAACCTTTGATAATGTAACTGAGTCTCTGCGCCAACGAGTGGGATTACAGCAAAAAACAGAATCCACTAGCAAAGTCGTAGAACTACCGCAAAGTGCAGAGCATATCAAACGAATTTGGCAAATTCTGCAAGATACGCCCGGTTTCGATCCCTTCCAACTTGCCCCCCTTGTTCCTCAATTTTTGATGAAGCCAGAAACTCAGCAAATGGGACAAAAAATTGCTGGCGGTTTAGCCCAACGGGTGATGGCACGATTAATTCGGGAAGTTTTACTTCAGGAGACTCAAAGTCAAGGGGAAAAGCCTTCTAATGGTTCTAGCGTCAAGAGAGCACCCAAACTCGTCCTGCCACCAGCCGCCGCGATTCACTGA
- the recN gene encoding DNA repair protein RecN, producing MLLSLRIQNFALIDQLELEFAAGLNVLTGETGAGKSIILDAIDVALGGKVTHRLIRTGEKRALVEATFRIDGTLMAWLSEQEIDLLDEADLVCSREITAKQNSLRSRSRINGILVNRRLMEQLRDRLVEITAQGQTVQLFASTRQRRLLDFFGGFPIKQHLDQVTTAYLASQDAWQALQKRRQSEQQRLQRLDWLEYQTQELSAADLADPDELTELEQESQRLTHVVELQQHSYQVYQSLYQNDSGAFACADLLGEAETTLSDMAQYDSQLQPILELVSGALAQVVEASHQINAYGDGLETDPERLEEVEERIRALKQICRKYGPTLADAIAHYEKLTSELAELRGNGQSLDELEKSYRQCQEILTEYCNQLTQLRRVAAEELEQRLVEQLKPLAMEKVQFQVAITPITPTVTGADQVTFYLSPNPGEPLQPLAATASGGEMSRFLLALKACLSNSGDQGVTLIFDEIDAGVSGRVASAIAERLHHLSQQNQVLCVTHQPIIAAMADRHFRVDKQVIDQTLLPETKQTNTLVDQGISEIDLRTVIRVSRLDHHSHRQEEIAQLAGGQSGQEAMTFADSLLTQARHWRQN from the coding sequence ATGTTGCTATCGTTACGGATTCAAAATTTTGCCTTAATTGACCAACTGGAATTGGAATTTGCGGCGGGTCTGAATGTTTTGACGGGCGAAACGGGTGCTGGCAAGTCAATCATTCTGGATGCCATTGATGTCGCGTTGGGAGGAAAAGTCACCCATCGCTTGATTCGCACCGGGGAAAAACGGGCGCTGGTTGAGGCGACGTTTCGCATCGATGGGACGTTGATGGCTTGGTTGAGTGAACAGGAAATTGATTTACTTGATGAAGCGGATTTGGTCTGTAGTCGAGAGATTACGGCTAAACAGAACTCCCTGCGATCGCGATCGCGAATTAATGGGATTTTGGTGAATCGCCGCTTGATGGAACAATTACGCGATCGCTTGGTGGAAATTACCGCCCAAGGTCAAACAGTACAGCTTTTTGCCTCAACTCGCCAGCGGCGACTGCTTGACTTTTTCGGCGGTTTCCCGATCAAACAACACCTTGATCAAGTGACTACGGCTTATCTGGCATCTCAGGACGCTTGGCAAGCCCTGCAAAAACGGCGTCAGTCGGAACAGCAGCGTCTACAACGTCTCGATTGGCTAGAGTATCAAACTCAGGAACTGAGCGCCGCTGATCTTGCTGATCCGGATGAACTTACCGAACTCGAACAAGAGAGTCAACGGTTAACTCATGTCGTAGAACTTCAACAGCACAGTTATCAGGTCTATCAGTCACTTTACCAAAATGACAGCGGTGCATTTGCCTGCGCCGATTTATTAGGGGAAGCCGAAACCACGTTGAGTGATATGGCGCAATACGACAGCCAATTACAACCCATCCTAGAATTGGTCAGTGGGGCTTTAGCGCAGGTGGTAGAAGCTTCTCACCAAATTAATGCGTATGGGGATGGACTCGAAACTGATCCCGAACGTTTAGAAGAGGTGGAAGAACGCATCCGCGCCCTGAAACAAATTTGCCGGAAATATGGACCCACGTTAGCCGATGCGATCGCTCATTACGAAAAACTGACCTCAGAATTGGCTGAACTCCGGGGTAATGGTCAATCCTTGGATGAGTTGGAAAAAAGTTATCGTCAATGTCAGGAAATCTTAACAGAATATTGTAATCAGCTCACCCAGTTACGTCGAGTCGCAGCCGAGGAACTGGAACAGCGTCTGGTGGAGCAACTGAAGCCTCTAGCCATGGAAAAGGTACAATTTCAGGTCGCGATCACACCCATCACGCCGACAGTGACTGGTGCGGATCAAGTCACGTTTTATTTATCTCCCAACCCAGGGGAACCTCTACAACCGTTAGCAGCAACGGCATCGGGGGGGGAAATGAGCCGTTTTTTACTGGCATTGAAAGCCTGTTTGTCCAATAGTGGTGACCAAGGCGTGACCTTAATTTTTGATGAAATTGACGCTGGGGTATCGGGGCGGGTAGCCAGTGCGATCGCGGAACGACTTCATCACCTGAGCCAGCAGAATCAAGTTTTGTGTGTGACTCACCAACCCATCATCGCCGCCATGGCAGATCGACATTTCCGCGTCGATAAACAGGTGATCGATCAAACCCTCTTACCCGAAACTAAGCAGACAAACACGCTCGTTGATCAGGGAATTTCTGAGATTGACCTGCGTACCGTTATTCGCGTCAGTCGCCTCGATCATCATTCTCACCGCCAGGAAGAAATTGCCCAGCTAGCGGGTGGACAATCGGGTCAAGAAGCCATGACGTTTGCTGATTCGCTGTTGACCCAAGCCCGTCATTGGCGTCAGAATTAA